A DNA window from Oncorhynchus tshawytscha isolate Ot180627B linkage group LG13, Otsh_v2.0, whole genome shotgun sequence contains the following coding sequences:
- the LOC112266139 gene encoding hypermethylated in cancer 1 protein isoform X1 codes for MGESRGGELTNGHDTRHESEISAVLGGGLTTMLHAMEVPSHARHLLLQLNTQRTKGFLCDVIIVVQNALFRAHKNILAASSLYLKSLVVHDNLINLDHEMVSPGVFRVILDYIYTGRLTEGDPSSPTEPNLGSVLAAASYLQLLDLVALCKKKLRRNEKYPLRPTPAFLRYGKMGPNSLGLGGGGRYRVSTPVIQSCYPGGVGNTHTPRAPPLEELSLHPHATHAGELYAPTSSQGPQVFPSTPSALPAQPSLRPAHSDRNCSPIYGLDLSKKSPNSQSQNTPSHPHLAHALPHNDEDREGGLSSRTSPMLGANGGAYPTEKMETADQAGSLPLHSYPHLNQPLGPHLPHLHRSSSQGPDHYPCPPSPDTPTEAGEPSREVGNIYRWVKHEPLSYTAEDEEDDEDEEEGGRNGDQDHQHHNHHHKAGEESDDRYRRVGCDGEDEKSGSGSEETGSSEGRPSPTGAMGRFHLPYEPESFGDNLYVCIPCDKGFPSSEQLNAHVETHTEEELYSGGEMGSSNSNPKNNSSNSNGNGSLGSLSYLEGKSSQSLTPGVLGEIIRPYRCNSCEKSYKDPATLRQHEKTHWLTRPYPCSICGKKFTQRGTMTRHMRSHLGLKPFACDHCGMRFTRQYRLTEHMRIHSGEKPYECQVCGGKFAQQRNLISHMKMHSSGGGGGALTADGKLKLDFAEGIYPLSKYAAEHLGLKQEKASELLVEHAMESLFPLSKLAAEHLRLNHHDKMDVLGIQALPPPPGSLSDSHSRTIDRYSPS; via the exons ATGGGGGAATCCCGAGGAGGAGAACTCACAAACGGCCACGACACCAGACATGAGTCCGAG ATATCTGCTGTTTTAGGTGGCGGTCTGACGACGATGCTCCATGCCATGGAAGTCCCAAGTCATGCTAGGCACCTCCTCCTGCAACTCAACACCCAGCGCACCAAGGGCTTCCTGTGTGATGTCATCATCGTGGTGCAGAACGCGTTGTTCCGAGCCCACAAGAACATTCTGGCCGCCAGCAGCCTCTACCTGAAGTCCCTGGTCGTCCATGACAACCTCATCAACCTAGACCATGAGATGGTGAGTCCCGGGGTGTTCCGGGTCATTCTAGACTACATCTACACGGGCCGCCTGACCGAAGGAGACCCCAGCTCCCCAACAGAGCCCAACCTGGGGTCCGTGCTGGCTGCAGCTAGCTATCTGCAGCTACTGGACTTAGTGGCGTTGTGTAAGAAGAAGCTGAGGAGAAATGAGAAGTACCCTCTCCGCCCCACTCCTGCCTTTTTGCGCTATGGGAAGATGGGGCCCAATAGTTTGGGTTTAGGGGGAGGGGGCAGGTATCGGGTGTCCACCCCTGTTATTCAGTCCTGCTACCCAGGTGGAGTTGGGAACACCCACACGCCCCGAGCCCCCCCACTAGAGGAGCTGTCGCTGCACCCCCATGCCACACATGCAGGGGAGTTGTATGCCCCCACCTCTTCACAGGGCCCTCAGGTGTTCCCCTCCACACCCTCAGCCCTGCCTGCCCAGCCCAGCCTGCGCCCAGCTCACTCTGACAGGAACTGCTCCCCCATCTATGGCCTGGACCTCTCCAAGAAGAGTCCCAACTCCCAGTCCCAGAACACGCCCTCCCACCCCCACCTGGCTCATGCCCTGCCCCACAACGATGAGGATCGGGAGGGGGGGCTGAGCAGCCGCACTAGCCCAATGCTGGGGGCCAACGGCGGGGCCTACCCCACAGAAAAGATGGAAACGGCTGATCAGGCTGggtctctccctcttcactcctACCCCCACCTCAACCAGCCCCTCGGGCCCCACCTGCCCCACCTCCACCGCTCCAGCTCCCAAGGTCCAGACCACTACCCCTGCCCCCCCAGCCCCGACACCCCCACAGAGGCTGGAGAGCCCAGCAGGGAGGTGGGCAACATCTACCGCTGGGTGAAGCATGAGCCACTGTCATACACAGCTGAAGATGAAGAAGATgacgaggatgaggaggaaggggGTCGAAACGGAGACCAAGACCACCAGCATCACAACCACCATCATAAGGCAGGGGAGGAAAGCGATGATCGCTACCGTAGGGTGGGCTGTGACGGGGAGGATGAGAAGAGTGGGTCAGGCAGTGAGGAGACGGGCAGTAGTGAGGGTCGACCATCACCCACAGGGGCCATGGGAAGGTTCCACCTACCCTACGAGCCTGAGAGCTTTGGGGACAACCTGTACGTGTGCATCCCCTGTGACAAGGGCTTCCCCAGCTCTGAGCAGCTCAACGCCCATGTGGAGACCCACACAGAGGAGGAGCTGTACTCTGGAGGGGAGATGGGTAGCAGCAACAGCAACCCCaaaaacaacagcagcaacagcaacgGTAATGGCAGCCTGGGCAGCCTGTCCTACCTGGAGGGGAAGTCCAGCCAGAGCCTGACTCCTGGGGTCCTGGGTGAGATCATCAGACCCTATCGCTGTAACTCCTGTGAGAAGTCCTACAAGGACCCGGCCACGCTGCGCCAGCACGAGAAGACCCACTGGCTCACAAGGCCCTACCCCTGCAGCATCTGTGGCAAGAAGTTCACCCAGCGCGGCACCATGACCCGCCACATGCGCAGCCACCTGGGACTCAAGCCCTTTGCATGCGACCACTGCGGCATGCGCTTCACCCGCCAGTACCGCCTCACAGAGCACATGCGCATCCACTCCGGGGAGAAGCCCTATGAGTGTCAGGTGTGCGGGGGCAAGTTCGCCCAGCAGCGCAACCTCATCAGCCACATGAAGATGCACAGCagtggggggggtggaggggcTCTGACGGCCGACGGAAAGCTGAAGCTAGACTTTGCGGAAGGGATCTACCCCCTGAGTAAATACGCAGCAGAGCACCTGGGGCTGAAGCAGGAGAAGGCCTCAGAGCTACTGGTAGAGCATGCCATGGAGAGCCTGTTCCCGCTGTCCAAACTGGCAGCAGAACACCTGCGCCTCAACCACCATGACAAGATGGATGTCCTGGGGATCCAGGCCCTGCCCCCTCCCCCAGGGTCCCTCTCTGACTCCCACTCCCGTACCATTGACCGCTACTCCCCCAGCTAA
- the LOC112266139 gene encoding hypermethylated in cancer 1 protein isoform X2: MIIKGDLDRVAEEIGHPGGGLTTMLHAMEVPSHARHLLLQLNTQRTKGFLCDVIIVVQNALFRAHKNILAASSLYLKSLVVHDNLINLDHEMVSPGVFRVILDYIYTGRLTEGDPSSPTEPNLGSVLAAASYLQLLDLVALCKKKLRRNEKYPLRPTPAFLRYGKMGPNSLGLGGGGRYRVSTPVIQSCYPGGVGNTHTPRAPPLEELSLHPHATHAGELYAPTSSQGPQVFPSTPSALPAQPSLRPAHSDRNCSPIYGLDLSKKSPNSQSQNTPSHPHLAHALPHNDEDREGGLSSRTSPMLGANGGAYPTEKMETADQAGSLPLHSYPHLNQPLGPHLPHLHRSSSQGPDHYPCPPSPDTPTEAGEPSREVGNIYRWVKHEPLSYTAEDEEDDEDEEEGGRNGDQDHQHHNHHHKAGEESDDRYRRVGCDGEDEKSGSGSEETGSSEGRPSPTGAMGRFHLPYEPESFGDNLYVCIPCDKGFPSSEQLNAHVETHTEEELYSGGEMGSSNSNPKNNSSNSNGNGSLGSLSYLEGKSSQSLTPGVLGEIIRPYRCNSCEKSYKDPATLRQHEKTHWLTRPYPCSICGKKFTQRGTMTRHMRSHLGLKPFACDHCGMRFTRQYRLTEHMRIHSGEKPYECQVCGGKFAQQRNLISHMKMHSSGGGGGALTADGKLKLDFAEGIYPLSKYAAEHLGLKQEKASELLVEHAMESLFPLSKLAAEHLRLNHHDKMDVLGIQALPPPPGSLSDSHSRTIDRYSPS; the protein is encoded by the exons ATGATCATTAAGGGAGACTTAGATCGGGTGGCAGAAGAGATCGGGCATCCAG GTGGCGGTCTGACGACGATGCTCCATGCCATGGAAGTCCCAAGTCATGCTAGGCACCTCCTCCTGCAACTCAACACCCAGCGCACCAAGGGCTTCCTGTGTGATGTCATCATCGTGGTGCAGAACGCGTTGTTCCGAGCCCACAAGAACATTCTGGCCGCCAGCAGCCTCTACCTGAAGTCCCTGGTCGTCCATGACAACCTCATCAACCTAGACCATGAGATGGTGAGTCCCGGGGTGTTCCGGGTCATTCTAGACTACATCTACACGGGCCGCCTGACCGAAGGAGACCCCAGCTCCCCAACAGAGCCCAACCTGGGGTCCGTGCTGGCTGCAGCTAGCTATCTGCAGCTACTGGACTTAGTGGCGTTGTGTAAGAAGAAGCTGAGGAGAAATGAGAAGTACCCTCTCCGCCCCACTCCTGCCTTTTTGCGCTATGGGAAGATGGGGCCCAATAGTTTGGGTTTAGGGGGAGGGGGCAGGTATCGGGTGTCCACCCCTGTTATTCAGTCCTGCTACCCAGGTGGAGTTGGGAACACCCACACGCCCCGAGCCCCCCCACTAGAGGAGCTGTCGCTGCACCCCCATGCCACACATGCAGGGGAGTTGTATGCCCCCACCTCTTCACAGGGCCCTCAGGTGTTCCCCTCCACACCCTCAGCCCTGCCTGCCCAGCCCAGCCTGCGCCCAGCTCACTCTGACAGGAACTGCTCCCCCATCTATGGCCTGGACCTCTCCAAGAAGAGTCCCAACTCCCAGTCCCAGAACACGCCCTCCCACCCCCACCTGGCTCATGCCCTGCCCCACAACGATGAGGATCGGGAGGGGGGGCTGAGCAGCCGCACTAGCCCAATGCTGGGGGCCAACGGCGGGGCCTACCCCACAGAAAAGATGGAAACGGCTGATCAGGCTGggtctctccctcttcactcctACCCCCACCTCAACCAGCCCCTCGGGCCCCACCTGCCCCACCTCCACCGCTCCAGCTCCCAAGGTCCAGACCACTACCCCTGCCCCCCCAGCCCCGACACCCCCACAGAGGCTGGAGAGCCCAGCAGGGAGGTGGGCAACATCTACCGCTGGGTGAAGCATGAGCCACTGTCATACACAGCTGAAGATGAAGAAGATgacgaggatgaggaggaaggggGTCGAAACGGAGACCAAGACCACCAGCATCACAACCACCATCATAAGGCAGGGGAGGAAAGCGATGATCGCTACCGTAGGGTGGGCTGTGACGGGGAGGATGAGAAGAGTGGGTCAGGCAGTGAGGAGACGGGCAGTAGTGAGGGTCGACCATCACCCACAGGGGCCATGGGAAGGTTCCACCTACCCTACGAGCCTGAGAGCTTTGGGGACAACCTGTACGTGTGCATCCCCTGTGACAAGGGCTTCCCCAGCTCTGAGCAGCTCAACGCCCATGTGGAGACCCACACAGAGGAGGAGCTGTACTCTGGAGGGGAGATGGGTAGCAGCAACAGCAACCCCaaaaacaacagcagcaacagcaacgGTAATGGCAGCCTGGGCAGCCTGTCCTACCTGGAGGGGAAGTCCAGCCAGAGCCTGACTCCTGGGGTCCTGGGTGAGATCATCAGACCCTATCGCTGTAACTCCTGTGAGAAGTCCTACAAGGACCCGGCCACGCTGCGCCAGCACGAGAAGACCCACTGGCTCACAAGGCCCTACCCCTGCAGCATCTGTGGCAAGAAGTTCACCCAGCGCGGCACCATGACCCGCCACATGCGCAGCCACCTGGGACTCAAGCCCTTTGCATGCGACCACTGCGGCATGCGCTTCACCCGCCAGTACCGCCTCACAGAGCACATGCGCATCCACTCCGGGGAGAAGCCCTATGAGTGTCAGGTGTGCGGGGGCAAGTTCGCCCAGCAGCGCAACCTCATCAGCCACATGAAGATGCACAGCagtggggggggtggaggggcTCTGACGGCCGACGGAAAGCTGAAGCTAGACTTTGCGGAAGGGATCTACCCCCTGAGTAAATACGCAGCAGAGCACCTGGGGCTGAAGCAGGAGAAGGCCTCAGAGCTACTGGTAGAGCATGCCATGGAGAGCCTGTTCCCGCTGTCCAAACTGGCAGCAGAACACCTGCGCCTCAACCACCATGACAAGATGGATGTCCTGGGGATCCAGGCCCTGCCCCCTCCCCCAGGGTCCCTCTCTGACTCCCACTCCCGTACCATTGACCGCTACTCCCCCAGCTAA
- the LOC112266139 gene encoding hypermethylated in cancer 1 protein isoform X3: MLHAMEVPSHARHLLLQLNTQRTKGFLCDVIIVVQNALFRAHKNILAASSLYLKSLVVHDNLINLDHEMVSPGVFRVILDYIYTGRLTEGDPSSPTEPNLGSVLAAASYLQLLDLVALCKKKLRRNEKYPLRPTPAFLRYGKMGPNSLGLGGGGRYRVSTPVIQSCYPGGVGNTHTPRAPPLEELSLHPHATHAGELYAPTSSQGPQVFPSTPSALPAQPSLRPAHSDRNCSPIYGLDLSKKSPNSQSQNTPSHPHLAHALPHNDEDREGGLSSRTSPMLGANGGAYPTEKMETADQAGSLPLHSYPHLNQPLGPHLPHLHRSSSQGPDHYPCPPSPDTPTEAGEPSREVGNIYRWVKHEPLSYTAEDEEDDEDEEEGGRNGDQDHQHHNHHHKAGEESDDRYRRVGCDGEDEKSGSGSEETGSSEGRPSPTGAMGRFHLPYEPESFGDNLYVCIPCDKGFPSSEQLNAHVETHTEEELYSGGEMGSSNSNPKNNSSNSNGNGSLGSLSYLEGKSSQSLTPGVLGEIIRPYRCNSCEKSYKDPATLRQHEKTHWLTRPYPCSICGKKFTQRGTMTRHMRSHLGLKPFACDHCGMRFTRQYRLTEHMRIHSGEKPYECQVCGGKFAQQRNLISHMKMHSSGGGGGALTADGKLKLDFAEGIYPLSKYAAEHLGLKQEKASELLVEHAMESLFPLSKLAAEHLRLNHHDKMDVLGIQALPPPPGSLSDSHSRTIDRYSPS, encoded by the coding sequence ATGCTCCATGCCATGGAAGTCCCAAGTCATGCTAGGCACCTCCTCCTGCAACTCAACACCCAGCGCACCAAGGGCTTCCTGTGTGATGTCATCATCGTGGTGCAGAACGCGTTGTTCCGAGCCCACAAGAACATTCTGGCCGCCAGCAGCCTCTACCTGAAGTCCCTGGTCGTCCATGACAACCTCATCAACCTAGACCATGAGATGGTGAGTCCCGGGGTGTTCCGGGTCATTCTAGACTACATCTACACGGGCCGCCTGACCGAAGGAGACCCCAGCTCCCCAACAGAGCCCAACCTGGGGTCCGTGCTGGCTGCAGCTAGCTATCTGCAGCTACTGGACTTAGTGGCGTTGTGTAAGAAGAAGCTGAGGAGAAATGAGAAGTACCCTCTCCGCCCCACTCCTGCCTTTTTGCGCTATGGGAAGATGGGGCCCAATAGTTTGGGTTTAGGGGGAGGGGGCAGGTATCGGGTGTCCACCCCTGTTATTCAGTCCTGCTACCCAGGTGGAGTTGGGAACACCCACACGCCCCGAGCCCCCCCACTAGAGGAGCTGTCGCTGCACCCCCATGCCACACATGCAGGGGAGTTGTATGCCCCCACCTCTTCACAGGGCCCTCAGGTGTTCCCCTCCACACCCTCAGCCCTGCCTGCCCAGCCCAGCCTGCGCCCAGCTCACTCTGACAGGAACTGCTCCCCCATCTATGGCCTGGACCTCTCCAAGAAGAGTCCCAACTCCCAGTCCCAGAACACGCCCTCCCACCCCCACCTGGCTCATGCCCTGCCCCACAACGATGAGGATCGGGAGGGGGGGCTGAGCAGCCGCACTAGCCCAATGCTGGGGGCCAACGGCGGGGCCTACCCCACAGAAAAGATGGAAACGGCTGATCAGGCTGggtctctccctcttcactcctACCCCCACCTCAACCAGCCCCTCGGGCCCCACCTGCCCCACCTCCACCGCTCCAGCTCCCAAGGTCCAGACCACTACCCCTGCCCCCCCAGCCCCGACACCCCCACAGAGGCTGGAGAGCCCAGCAGGGAGGTGGGCAACATCTACCGCTGGGTGAAGCATGAGCCACTGTCATACACAGCTGAAGATGAAGAAGATgacgaggatgaggaggaaggggGTCGAAACGGAGACCAAGACCACCAGCATCACAACCACCATCATAAGGCAGGGGAGGAAAGCGATGATCGCTACCGTAGGGTGGGCTGTGACGGGGAGGATGAGAAGAGTGGGTCAGGCAGTGAGGAGACGGGCAGTAGTGAGGGTCGACCATCACCCACAGGGGCCATGGGAAGGTTCCACCTACCCTACGAGCCTGAGAGCTTTGGGGACAACCTGTACGTGTGCATCCCCTGTGACAAGGGCTTCCCCAGCTCTGAGCAGCTCAACGCCCATGTGGAGACCCACACAGAGGAGGAGCTGTACTCTGGAGGGGAGATGGGTAGCAGCAACAGCAACCCCaaaaacaacagcagcaacagcaacgGTAATGGCAGCCTGGGCAGCCTGTCCTACCTGGAGGGGAAGTCCAGCCAGAGCCTGACTCCTGGGGTCCTGGGTGAGATCATCAGACCCTATCGCTGTAACTCCTGTGAGAAGTCCTACAAGGACCCGGCCACGCTGCGCCAGCACGAGAAGACCCACTGGCTCACAAGGCCCTACCCCTGCAGCATCTGTGGCAAGAAGTTCACCCAGCGCGGCACCATGACCCGCCACATGCGCAGCCACCTGGGACTCAAGCCCTTTGCATGCGACCACTGCGGCATGCGCTTCACCCGCCAGTACCGCCTCACAGAGCACATGCGCATCCACTCCGGGGAGAAGCCCTATGAGTGTCAGGTGTGCGGGGGCAAGTTCGCCCAGCAGCGCAACCTCATCAGCCACATGAAGATGCACAGCagtggggggggtggaggggcTCTGACGGCCGACGGAAAGCTGAAGCTAGACTTTGCGGAAGGGATCTACCCCCTGAGTAAATACGCAGCAGAGCACCTGGGGCTGAAGCAGGAGAAGGCCTCAGAGCTACTGGTAGAGCATGCCATGGAGAGCCTGTTCCCGCTGTCCAAACTGGCAGCAGAACACCTGCGCCTCAACCACCATGACAAGATGGATGTCCTGGGGATCCAGGCCCTGCCCCCTCCCCCAGGGTCCCTCTCTGACTCCCACTCCCGTACCATTGACCGCTACTCCCCCAGCTAA